The following proteins come from a genomic window of Aspergillus oryzae RIB40 DNA, chromosome 4:
- a CDS encoding uncharacterized protein (predicted protein), whose protein sequence is MPWGKDIIEIQADRTEAVRRAFERAERRNYTFKFKDRRGLGGLGGSGNLDEFLVELRQNDPKVEPTVKDMMDIVIPIVERQFRIEDVYLERLCIMGDAGALTWLEELNPMHQLAWSRLIKELEGNEWPGLFGYLKRLVEYLSLASGTSH, encoded by the exons ATGCCTTG GGGCAAAGACATCATCGAGATACAAGCAGACCGCACAGAAGCGGTCCGCCGGGCCTTTGAGCGTGCCGAAAGACGGAACTACACTTTTAAGTTCAAAGATCGTCGTGGCCTGGGTGGCCTGGGTGGTTCTGGTAACCTTGACGAGTTTCTGGTTGAGCTACGTCAGAACGACCCGAAAGTGGAACCAACTGTGAAAGATATGATGGATATCGTTATTCCTATTGTCGAAAGGCAATTCCGCATAGAGGACGTGTACCTGGAACGATTGTGCATTATGGGTGACGCGGGAGCCCTGACATGGTTGGAAGAGTTGAACCCAATGCATCAGCTGGCATGGTCGAGACTTATCAAAGAGTTGGAAGGGAACGAATGGCCGGGGCTGTTCGGATACTTGAAACGACTGGTGGAATACTTATCCTTAGCTTCGGGGACATCGCATTGA